A section of the Choristoneura fumiferana chromosome 5, NRCan_CFum_1, whole genome shotgun sequence genome encodes:
- the LOC141427734 gene encoding transcription initiation factor TFIID subunit 2-like → MAGLRNIHGICPPEVVRFLLDLFKYNDNSKNHFSDNYYKAALVDALAATITPVISVLQPGAPITADSLSADTKLVLEEITRVLNLEKVLPCYKNTVTVSCLRAIRRLQQCGHLPSIPMVFRAYAQYGQYVDVRRAAFECLVDFVRVDGKPEDLSSLLTTVESDPDPHVRHALARLLVNMPPFEKAQRHRLDTEAVVHRLWNNINSHLSNDARLRCDLVDLYYTLYGLKRPICVPLPEIQAMMKQMQHKERERMEREKERVKEKERQRELETKPVIKQEIDEIKFEAEEPVIQEQSILIPTPMDLDHKDDVLPVPVASIKEEDVKIDITTVHDMPIRVFSGDDSKREFISDNAAPLPGIPGSSGPVGFEPGMFRHDKDDIGAPKAKKKKKDKKKHKHKHKHKHSSKEKSGKEKDHRDKDRAFPALLPSSTDHLRIKEETRETLSSFSSSQSPSEDISSMPSNMSF, encoded by the exons ATGGCAG GCCTTCGCAATATCCACGGCATTTGTCCACCAGAAGTCGTCAGGTTCCTCCTGGACCTGTTCAAATATAACGACAACTCAAAGAACCATTTTTCGGATAACTACTACAAGGCAGCGTTGGTGGATGCTCTGGCGGCGACCATCACGCCTGTTATATCCGTGTTGCAACCC GGTGCCCCAATAACAGCGGACTCTCTCTCAGCGGATACGAAGCTGGTCTTAGAAGAGATCACCCGCGTGCTAAACTTGGAGAAAGTGTTGCCATGCTACAAAAACACGGTGACTGTCAGCTGTTTGCGTGCGATACGCCGATTGCAGCAGTGCGGGCATCTGCCGAGCATACCTATGGTTTTTAGAGCGTACGCGCAATACGGACAGTATGTTG ACGTCCGCCGCGCAGCCTTCGAGTGCCTAGTCGACTTCGTCCGAGTGGACGGCAAGCCGGAGGACCTCAGTTCCCTCCTCACGACCGTGGAGAGCGACCCCGACCCCCACGTGCGGCACGCGCTGGCGCGGCTGCTGGTCAACATGCCGCCTTTTGAGAAGGCGCAGCGCCACCGGCTGGACACAGAAGCTGTTGTTCACAG actATGGAACAACATAAACAGCCACCTGTCAAATGATGCACGTTTACGATGCGACCTAGTAGATCTCTACTACACGTTATACGGACTGAAGAGGCCAATATGCGTGCCCTTGCCAGAAATACAAGCGATGATGAAGCAAATGCAGCACAAGGAACGCGAGAGGATGGAGCGAGAGAAGGAAAGGGTGAAGGAAAAGGAAAGGCAGAGGGAACTGGAAACCAAGCCTGTTATAAAACAGGAGATTGACGAG ATCAAATTCGAAGCCGAAGAGCCTGTGATCCAAGAGCAAAGCATCCTCATTCCGACCCCGATGGACCTCGATCACAAAGATGACGTTCTGCCCGTACCCGTCGCCAGCATTAAGGAGGAGGACGTCAAGATTGACATCACTACCGTCCATGACATGCCGATCAGGGTATTCAGTGGT GATGATTCAAAGCGCGAGTTCATCTCGGACAACGCGGCGCCGCTGCCGGGCATCCCCGGCTCGTCGGGCCCGGTCGGCTTCGAGCCGGGCATGTTCCGACACGACAAGGACGACATAGGCGCTCCTAAg GCCAAGAAAAAGAAGAAGGACAAGAAGAAACATAAACATAAGCACAAGCACAAACATAGCAGTAAAGAAAAATCCGGTAAAGAAAAAGATCACCGTGACAAAGACCGGGCATTCCCTGCCCTGCTTCCCTCCAGCACTGACCATCTTAGAATAAAAGAGGAGACTCGGGAAACCCTAAGTTCTTTTAGCTCCAGCCAGAGCCCATCTGAAGATATCTCATCTATGCCGAGCAATATGAGTTTTTag